A window of the Vigna angularis cultivar LongXiaoDou No.4 chromosome 3, ASM1680809v1, whole genome shotgun sequence genome harbors these coding sequences:
- the LOC108326463 gene encoding putative E3 ubiquitin-protein ligase RF4 isoform X5, with protein MGWQCFIDTGNSSFCSQSCGSCPRAIAPEMDKTGGEDRQDKGFSQHGLNGFSPSEWWSELLRRENQLQMRELLDWSDPIASQLEELLLSNLQAIFKCALKQVVELGFDEKSVEMSLARKALYIEEGDPVRNIVDKTVNVLKGKEDATDFVFESFQHLLHYTMVEMISVVREVKPSLTVGEAMWVLLICDLNLSLACAVQDCLGVVGNGENSPSSSSLQSKSEVQSSDIISNCSSPTLQKNLSSSHQNQRSGEPKFGSFPNSPSNQSSHATGGVKLKAENVSLPITAEKSSGTSGFPAHECKSGSCSKRHTRKEIAALRQKFFHMEKTYRNCGKTGFKSGKITSVGSLVVEKRVKPPSEIPIQQMKCGSSNLLSSKGVYSANITCHVSTSDASALPAEGNSGTLPAQNTISSSPMVNAKTSTRDSTSKPKSELGCSVKILDYCADIPFDEALGKYVPRDEKDELILKLIARLQELQDELLGWNNWTNQKVMQVTNRLGKLQPEFKTLRKEKQDAELLKKEKKLAQETALKRISEMENAMENTKRQIESAASATLVLKAENSLLKKDLDAAKLSVVKSMESHQQALEREQTAHKQVQSWENRNSLLRDELEKEKHKLFSLQQELHKEKNHQAKIEGRLAKERAAKEKLLSQAASIKKEREQHELHMKSEEDVIRRKAARDLQNYVEDIGKVEKELVDLKLKSDSEKIAALRRCVDERNDSFSGTKSTPNMKGNKKSDESKTKVSCQDNLAAGSLRREQECVMCLSEEMSVVFLPCSHQVVCAECNELHEKQGMKECPSCRTPIQRRIRAKFARR; from the exons ATGGGTTGGCAATGTTTTATTG ATACAGGAAATTCCTCATTTTGCTCTCAATCTTGCGGTTCCTGCCCAAG GGCAATTGCTCCTGAAATGGATAAAACGGGTGGAGAGGACAGACAGGATAAAGGGT TTTCACAACATGGCTTAAATGGATTTAGTCCTTCAGAGTGGTGGTCAGAGTTGCTTAGGAGAGAAAATCAACTGCAAATGCGTGAGCTTTTGGATTGGAGTGATCCTATTGCAAGCCAGCTTGAGGAATTGCTGCTGTCTAATTTGCAAGCGATTTTCAAGTGTGCACTCAAGCAGGTTGTTGAATTAGGGTTCGATGAAAAATCGGTTGAAATGTCCCTTGCAAGGAAGGCCCTGTACATTGAGGAAGGAGATCCTGTCAGAAATATTGTAGATAAGACGGTGAATGTTTTGAAGGGGAAAGAAGATGCTACGGATTTTGTTTTTGAGAGTTTCCAGCATCTGCTGCATTACACCATGGTGGAGATGATCAGTGTAGTTCGTGAAGTCAAACCCTCCTTGACAGTTGGTGAAGCAATGTGGGTTTTACTGATATGTGATTTGAACCTTTCACTGGCTTGTGCAGTGCAAGATTGTCTGGGTGTTGTTGGCAATGGGGAAAACTCTCCCAGTTCTTCCAGTCTCCAATCTAAGTCGGAGGTCCAAAGCTCTGATATAATTTCAAATTGCAGTTCACCAACTCTCCAGAAGAATTTGTCCTCCAGCCACCAGAATCAAAGGTCTGGAGAACCTAAGTTTGGAAGTTTCCCTAATTCACCCAGCAACCAAAGTTCTCACGCTACAGGAGGGGTAAAACTTAAGGCAGAAAATGTTTCATTGCCAATCACTGCAGAGAAATCCTCCGGAACATCTGGGTTTCCTGCCCACGAATGTAAATCTGGATCGTGCTCTAAGAGGCATACCAGAAAAGAAATAGCAGCACTTAGACAGAAGTTTTTTCACATGGAGAAAACTTACAGGAATTGTGGAAAAACGGGATTTAAATCAGGAAAGATTACAAGTGTCGGTAGTTTGGTTGTTGAAAAAAGAGTCAAGCCACCATCTGAAATTCCTATTCAGCAAATGAAATGTGGCTCCTCAAATTTGCTAAGCTCAAAAGGAGTTTATTCTGCAAATATAACATGCCATGTTTCAACCAGTGATGCATCTGCTTTACCTGCAGAAGGTAACTCTGGAACATTACCTGCACAGAATACAATATCTTCTTCTCCCATGGTGAATGCAAAAACTTCAACACGTGACAGTACATCCAAACCAAAATCTGAGCTAGGCTGTTCTGTCAAGATTCTTGATTACTGTGCTGATATTCCGTTTGATGAGGCTTTGGGTAAATATGTCCCGCGAGATGAGAAGGATGAGTTAATTTTGAAGTTAATTGCTCGACTGCAAGAATTGCAGGATGAGCTACTAGGTTGGAACAACTGGACAAATCAGAAGGTTATGCAGGTCACGAACAGGCTGGGCAAACTACAGCCTGAGTTTAAAACTCTGAGGAAGGAAAAGCAAGATGCTGAACtgttgaaaaaggaaaagaaacttGCACAGGAGACTGCTCTGAAGAGGATATCTGAAATGGAGAATGCCATGGAAAATACGAAAAGGCAAATTGAGAGTGCTGCTTCTGCTACTCTTGTGCTAAAGGCAGAAAACTCCTTGCTAAAGAAGGATTTGGATGCTGCTAAGTTGTCGGTTGTAAAGTCAATGGAAAGCCATCAACAAGCACTGGAGCGTGAGCAGACGGCACATAAACAGGTCCAGTCATGGGAAAACCGTAATAGTTTGCTCCGAGATGAACTTGAGAAAGAGAAGCACAAATTATTTAGTCTGCAACAGGAGCTACACAAAGAGAAAAATCATCAAGCCAAGATTGAG GGTAGATTGGCAAAAGAGAGAGCTGCGAAAGAAAAGCTCCTTTCTCAGGCTGCATCCATTAAAAAGGAGAGAGAACAACATGAGCTACACATGAAATCTGAAGAGGATGTGATTAGAAGGAAGGCTGCCAGGGATCTGCAGAACTATGTGGAAGATATTGGAAAGGTGGAGAAAGAGTTGGTTGACTTGAAACTAAAATCTGACTCTGAAAAAATAGCAGCACTACGCAGATGTGTTGATGAAAGGAATGATAGCTTCTCAGGAACAAAGAGTACTCCAAACATGAAGGGAAACAAGAAATCAGATGAGTCTAAAACAAAGGTGAGCTGCCAAGACAACTTGGCTGCTGGAAGTTTGAGGCGTGAGCAGGAGTGTGTGATGTGCTTATCAGAGGAGATGTCAGTAGTTTTTCTGCCATGTTCACATCAGGTGGTGTGTGCTGAATGCAATGAACTCCATGAGAAGCAAGGGATGAAAGAATGCCCTTCCTGTAGGACCCCAATCCAACGTAGGATTCGTGCTAAATTTGCTCGGCGTTAG
- the LOC108326463 gene encoding putative E3 ubiquitin-protein ligase RF4 isoform X4, with the protein MKTMHASDTGNSSFCSQSCGSCPRAIAPEMDKTGGEDRQDKGFSQHGLNGFSPSEWWSELLRRENQLQMRELLDWSDPIASQLEELLLSNLQAIFKCALKQVVELGFDEKSVEMSLARKALYIEEGDPVRNIVDKTVNVLKGKEDATDFVFESFQHLLHYTMVEMISVVREVKPSLTVGEAMWVLLICDLNLSLACAVQDCLGVVGNGENSPSSSSLQSKSEVQSSDIISNCSSPTLQKNLSSSHQNQRSGEPKFGSFPNSPSNQSSHATGGVKLKAENVSLPITAEKSSGTSGFPAHECKSGSCSKRHTRKEIAALRQKFFHMEKTYRNCGKTGFKSGKITSVGSLVVEKRVKPPSEIPIQQMKCGSSNLLSSKGVYSANITCHVSTSDASALPAEGNSGTLPAQNTISSSPMVNAKTSTRDSTSKPKSELGCSVKILDYCADIPFDEALGKYVPRDEKDELILKLIARLQELQDELLGWNNWTNQKVMQVTNRLGKLQPEFKTLRKEKQDAELLKKEKKLAQETALKRISEMENAMENTKRQIESAASATLVLKAENSLLKKDLDAAKLSVVKSMESHQQALEREQTAHKQVQSWENRNSLLRDELEKEKHKLFSLQQELHKEKNHQAKIEGRLAKERAAKEKLLSQAASIKKEREQHELHMKSEEDVIRRKAARDLQNYVEDIGKVEKELVDLKLKSDSEKIAALRRCVDERNDSFSGTKSTPNMKGNKKSDESKTKVSCQDNLAAGSLRREQECVMCLSEEMSVVFLPCSHQVVCAECNELHEKQGMKECPSCRTPIQRRIRAKFARR; encoded by the exons ATGAAAACAATGCATGCGTCAG ATACAGGAAATTCCTCATTTTGCTCTCAATCTTGCGGTTCCTGCCCAAG GGCAATTGCTCCTGAAATGGATAAAACGGGTGGAGAGGACAGACAGGATAAAGGGT TTTCACAACATGGCTTAAATGGATTTAGTCCTTCAGAGTGGTGGTCAGAGTTGCTTAGGAGAGAAAATCAACTGCAAATGCGTGAGCTTTTGGATTGGAGTGATCCTATTGCAAGCCAGCTTGAGGAATTGCTGCTGTCTAATTTGCAAGCGATTTTCAAGTGTGCACTCAAGCAGGTTGTTGAATTAGGGTTCGATGAAAAATCGGTTGAAATGTCCCTTGCAAGGAAGGCCCTGTACATTGAGGAAGGAGATCCTGTCAGAAATATTGTAGATAAGACGGTGAATGTTTTGAAGGGGAAAGAAGATGCTACGGATTTTGTTTTTGAGAGTTTCCAGCATCTGCTGCATTACACCATGGTGGAGATGATCAGTGTAGTTCGTGAAGTCAAACCCTCCTTGACAGTTGGTGAAGCAATGTGGGTTTTACTGATATGTGATTTGAACCTTTCACTGGCTTGTGCAGTGCAAGATTGTCTGGGTGTTGTTGGCAATGGGGAAAACTCTCCCAGTTCTTCCAGTCTCCAATCTAAGTCGGAGGTCCAAAGCTCTGATATAATTTCAAATTGCAGTTCACCAACTCTCCAGAAGAATTTGTCCTCCAGCCACCAGAATCAAAGGTCTGGAGAACCTAAGTTTGGAAGTTTCCCTAATTCACCCAGCAACCAAAGTTCTCACGCTACAGGAGGGGTAAAACTTAAGGCAGAAAATGTTTCATTGCCAATCACTGCAGAGAAATCCTCCGGAACATCTGGGTTTCCTGCCCACGAATGTAAATCTGGATCGTGCTCTAAGAGGCATACCAGAAAAGAAATAGCAGCACTTAGACAGAAGTTTTTTCACATGGAGAAAACTTACAGGAATTGTGGAAAAACGGGATTTAAATCAGGAAAGATTACAAGTGTCGGTAGTTTGGTTGTTGAAAAAAGAGTCAAGCCACCATCTGAAATTCCTATTCAGCAAATGAAATGTGGCTCCTCAAATTTGCTAAGCTCAAAAGGAGTTTATTCTGCAAATATAACATGCCATGTTTCAACCAGTGATGCATCTGCTTTACCTGCAGAAGGTAACTCTGGAACATTACCTGCACAGAATACAATATCTTCTTCTCCCATGGTGAATGCAAAAACTTCAACACGTGACAGTACATCCAAACCAAAATCTGAGCTAGGCTGTTCTGTCAAGATTCTTGATTACTGTGCTGATATTCCGTTTGATGAGGCTTTGGGTAAATATGTCCCGCGAGATGAGAAGGATGAGTTAATTTTGAAGTTAATTGCTCGACTGCAAGAATTGCAGGATGAGCTACTAGGTTGGAACAACTGGACAAATCAGAAGGTTATGCAGGTCACGAACAGGCTGGGCAAACTACAGCCTGAGTTTAAAACTCTGAGGAAGGAAAAGCAAGATGCTGAACtgttgaaaaaggaaaagaaacttGCACAGGAGACTGCTCTGAAGAGGATATCTGAAATGGAGAATGCCATGGAAAATACGAAAAGGCAAATTGAGAGTGCTGCTTCTGCTACTCTTGTGCTAAAGGCAGAAAACTCCTTGCTAAAGAAGGATTTGGATGCTGCTAAGTTGTCGGTTGTAAAGTCAATGGAAAGCCATCAACAAGCACTGGAGCGTGAGCAGACGGCACATAAACAGGTCCAGTCATGGGAAAACCGTAATAGTTTGCTCCGAGATGAACTTGAGAAAGAGAAGCACAAATTATTTAGTCTGCAACAGGAGCTACACAAAGAGAAAAATCATCAAGCCAAGATTGAG GGTAGATTGGCAAAAGAGAGAGCTGCGAAAGAAAAGCTCCTTTCTCAGGCTGCATCCATTAAAAAGGAGAGAGAACAACATGAGCTACACATGAAATCTGAAGAGGATGTGATTAGAAGGAAGGCTGCCAGGGATCTGCAGAACTATGTGGAAGATATTGGAAAGGTGGAGAAAGAGTTGGTTGACTTGAAACTAAAATCTGACTCTGAAAAAATAGCAGCACTACGCAGATGTGTTGATGAAAGGAATGATAGCTTCTCAGGAACAAAGAGTACTCCAAACATGAAGGGAAACAAGAAATCAGATGAGTCTAAAACAAAGGTGAGCTGCCAAGACAACTTGGCTGCTGGAAGTTTGAGGCGTGAGCAGGAGTGTGTGATGTGCTTATCAGAGGAGATGTCAGTAGTTTTTCTGCCATGTTCACATCAGGTGGTGTGTGCTGAATGCAATGAACTCCATGAGAAGCAAGGGATGAAAGAATGCCCTTCCTGTAGGACCCCAATCCAACGTAGGATTCGTGCTAAATTTGCTCGGCGTTAG
- the LOC108326463 gene encoding putative E3 ubiquitin-protein ligase RF4 isoform X1 — translation MKTMHASDTGNSSFCSQSCGSCPRAIAPEMDKTGGEDRQDKGCKNKRKLSHPSILPASLSLSLFDFPRYEIPVSQHGLNGFSPSEWWSELLRRENQLQMRELLDWSDPIASQLEELLLSNLQAIFKCALKQVVELGFDEKSVEMSLARKALYIEEGDPVRNIVDKTVNVLKGKEDATDFVFESFQHLLHYTMVEMISVVREVKPSLTVGEAMWVLLICDLNLSLACAVQDCLGVVGNGENSPSSSSLQSKSEVQSSDIISNCSSPTLQKNLSSSHQNQRSGEPKFGSFPNSPSNQSSHATGGVKLKAENVSLPITAEKSSGTSGFPAHECKSGSCSKRHTRKEIAALRQKFFHMEKTYRNCGKTGFKSGKITSVGSLVVEKRVKPPSEIPIQQMKCGSSNLLSSKGVYSANITCHVSTSDASALPAEGNSGTLPAQNTISSSPMVNAKTSTRDSTSKPKSELGCSVKILDYCADIPFDEALGKYVPRDEKDELILKLIARLQELQDELLGWNNWTNQKVMQVTNRLGKLQPEFKTLRKEKQDAELLKKEKKLAQETALKRISEMENAMENTKRQIESAASATLVLKAENSLLKKDLDAAKLSVVKSMESHQQALEREQTAHKQVQSWENRNSLLRDELEKEKHKLFSLQQELHKEKNHQAKIEGRLAKERAAKEKLLSQAASIKKEREQHELHMKSEEDVIRRKAARDLQNYVEDIGKVEKELVDLKLKSDSEKIAALRRCVDERNDSFSGTKSTPNMKGNKKSDESKTKVSCQDNLAAGSLRREQECVMCLSEEMSVVFLPCSHQVVCAECNELHEKQGMKECPSCRTPIQRRIRAKFARR, via the exons ATGAAAACAATGCATGCGTCAG ATACAGGAAATTCCTCATTTTGCTCTCAATCTTGCGGTTCCTGCCCAAG GGCAATTGCTCCTGAAATGGATAAAACGGGTGGAGAGGACAGACAGGATAAAGGGTGTAAGAACAAGAGAAAATTATCTCATCCTTCTATACTTCCTGCTAGTTTATCGTTGTCTCTGTTTGACTTCCCTCGGTATGAAATTCCAGTTTCACAACATGGCTTAAATGGATTTAGTCCTTCAGAGTGGTGGTCAGAGTTGCTTAGGAGAGAAAATCAACTGCAAATGCGTGAGCTTTTGGATTGGAGTGATCCTATTGCAAGCCAGCTTGAGGAATTGCTGCTGTCTAATTTGCAAGCGATTTTCAAGTGTGCACTCAAGCAGGTTGTTGAATTAGGGTTCGATGAAAAATCGGTTGAAATGTCCCTTGCAAGGAAGGCCCTGTACATTGAGGAAGGAGATCCTGTCAGAAATATTGTAGATAAGACGGTGAATGTTTTGAAGGGGAAAGAAGATGCTACGGATTTTGTTTTTGAGAGTTTCCAGCATCTGCTGCATTACACCATGGTGGAGATGATCAGTGTAGTTCGTGAAGTCAAACCCTCCTTGACAGTTGGTGAAGCAATGTGGGTTTTACTGATATGTGATTTGAACCTTTCACTGGCTTGTGCAGTGCAAGATTGTCTGGGTGTTGTTGGCAATGGGGAAAACTCTCCCAGTTCTTCCAGTCTCCAATCTAAGTCGGAGGTCCAAAGCTCTGATATAATTTCAAATTGCAGTTCACCAACTCTCCAGAAGAATTTGTCCTCCAGCCACCAGAATCAAAGGTCTGGAGAACCTAAGTTTGGAAGTTTCCCTAATTCACCCAGCAACCAAAGTTCTCACGCTACAGGAGGGGTAAAACTTAAGGCAGAAAATGTTTCATTGCCAATCACTGCAGAGAAATCCTCCGGAACATCTGGGTTTCCTGCCCACGAATGTAAATCTGGATCGTGCTCTAAGAGGCATACCAGAAAAGAAATAGCAGCACTTAGACAGAAGTTTTTTCACATGGAGAAAACTTACAGGAATTGTGGAAAAACGGGATTTAAATCAGGAAAGATTACAAGTGTCGGTAGTTTGGTTGTTGAAAAAAGAGTCAAGCCACCATCTGAAATTCCTATTCAGCAAATGAAATGTGGCTCCTCAAATTTGCTAAGCTCAAAAGGAGTTTATTCTGCAAATATAACATGCCATGTTTCAACCAGTGATGCATCTGCTTTACCTGCAGAAGGTAACTCTGGAACATTACCTGCACAGAATACAATATCTTCTTCTCCCATGGTGAATGCAAAAACTTCAACACGTGACAGTACATCCAAACCAAAATCTGAGCTAGGCTGTTCTGTCAAGATTCTTGATTACTGTGCTGATATTCCGTTTGATGAGGCTTTGGGTAAATATGTCCCGCGAGATGAGAAGGATGAGTTAATTTTGAAGTTAATTGCTCGACTGCAAGAATTGCAGGATGAGCTACTAGGTTGGAACAACTGGACAAATCAGAAGGTTATGCAGGTCACGAACAGGCTGGGCAAACTACAGCCTGAGTTTAAAACTCTGAGGAAGGAAAAGCAAGATGCTGAACtgttgaaaaaggaaaagaaacttGCACAGGAGACTGCTCTGAAGAGGATATCTGAAATGGAGAATGCCATGGAAAATACGAAAAGGCAAATTGAGAGTGCTGCTTCTGCTACTCTTGTGCTAAAGGCAGAAAACTCCTTGCTAAAGAAGGATTTGGATGCTGCTAAGTTGTCGGTTGTAAAGTCAATGGAAAGCCATCAACAAGCACTGGAGCGTGAGCAGACGGCACATAAACAGGTCCAGTCATGGGAAAACCGTAATAGTTTGCTCCGAGATGAACTTGAGAAAGAGAAGCACAAATTATTTAGTCTGCAACAGGAGCTACACAAAGAGAAAAATCATCAAGCCAAGATTGAG GGTAGATTGGCAAAAGAGAGAGCTGCGAAAGAAAAGCTCCTTTCTCAGGCTGCATCCATTAAAAAGGAGAGAGAACAACATGAGCTACACATGAAATCTGAAGAGGATGTGATTAGAAGGAAGGCTGCCAGGGATCTGCAGAACTATGTGGAAGATATTGGAAAGGTGGAGAAAGAGTTGGTTGACTTGAAACTAAAATCTGACTCTGAAAAAATAGCAGCACTACGCAGATGTGTTGATGAAAGGAATGATAGCTTCTCAGGAACAAAGAGTACTCCAAACATGAAGGGAAACAAGAAATCAGATGAGTCTAAAACAAAGGTGAGCTGCCAAGACAACTTGGCTGCTGGAAGTTTGAGGCGTGAGCAGGAGTGTGTGATGTGCTTATCAGAGGAGATGTCAGTAGTTTTTCTGCCATGTTCACATCAGGTGGTGTGTGCTGAATGCAATGAACTCCATGAGAAGCAAGGGATGAAAGAATGCCCTTCCTGTAGGACCCCAATCCAACGTAGGATTCGTGCTAAATTTGCTCGGCGTTAG
- the LOC108326463 gene encoding putative E3 ubiquitin-protein ligase RF4 isoform X2, with the protein MGWQCFIDTGNSSFCSQSCGSCPRAIAPEMDKTGGEDRQDKGCKNKRKLSHPSILPASLSLSLFDFPRYEIPVSQHGLNGFSPSEWWSELLRRENQLQMRELLDWSDPIASQLEELLLSNLQAIFKCALKQVVELGFDEKSVEMSLARKALYIEEGDPVRNIVDKTVNVLKGKEDATDFVFESFQHLLHYTMVEMISVVREVKPSLTVGEAMWVLLICDLNLSLACAVQDCLGVVGNGENSPSSSSLQSKSEVQSSDIISNCSSPTLQKNLSSSHQNQRSGEPKFGSFPNSPSNQSSHATGGVKLKAENVSLPITAEKSSGTSGFPAHECKSGSCSKRHTRKEIAALRQKFFHMEKTYRNCGKTGFKSGKITSVGSLVVEKRVKPPSEIPIQQMKCGSSNLLSSKGVYSANITCHVSTSDASALPAEGNSGTLPAQNTISSSPMVNAKTSTRDSTSKPKSELGCSVKILDYCADIPFDEALGKYVPRDEKDELILKLIARLQELQDELLGWNNWTNQKVMQVTNRLGKLQPEFKTLRKEKQDAELLKKEKKLAQETALKRISEMENAMENTKRQIESAASATLVLKAENSLLKKDLDAAKLSVVKSMESHQQALEREQTAHKQVQSWENRNSLLRDELEKEKHKLFSLQQELHKEKNHQAKIEGRLAKERAAKEKLLSQAASIKKEREQHELHMKSEEDVIRRKAARDLQNYVEDIGKVEKELVDLKLKSDSEKIAALRRCVDERNDSFSGTKSTPNMKGNKKSDESKTKVSCQDNLAAGSLRREQECVMCLSEEMSVVFLPCSHQVVCAECNELHEKQGMKECPSCRTPIQRRIRAKFARR; encoded by the exons ATGGGTTGGCAATGTTTTATTG ATACAGGAAATTCCTCATTTTGCTCTCAATCTTGCGGTTCCTGCCCAAG GGCAATTGCTCCTGAAATGGATAAAACGGGTGGAGAGGACAGACAGGATAAAGGGTGTAAGAACAAGAGAAAATTATCTCATCCTTCTATACTTCCTGCTAGTTTATCGTTGTCTCTGTTTGACTTCCCTCGGTATGAAATTCCAGTTTCACAACATGGCTTAAATGGATTTAGTCCTTCAGAGTGGTGGTCAGAGTTGCTTAGGAGAGAAAATCAACTGCAAATGCGTGAGCTTTTGGATTGGAGTGATCCTATTGCAAGCCAGCTTGAGGAATTGCTGCTGTCTAATTTGCAAGCGATTTTCAAGTGTGCACTCAAGCAGGTTGTTGAATTAGGGTTCGATGAAAAATCGGTTGAAATGTCCCTTGCAAGGAAGGCCCTGTACATTGAGGAAGGAGATCCTGTCAGAAATATTGTAGATAAGACGGTGAATGTTTTGAAGGGGAAAGAAGATGCTACGGATTTTGTTTTTGAGAGTTTCCAGCATCTGCTGCATTACACCATGGTGGAGATGATCAGTGTAGTTCGTGAAGTCAAACCCTCCTTGACAGTTGGTGAAGCAATGTGGGTTTTACTGATATGTGATTTGAACCTTTCACTGGCTTGTGCAGTGCAAGATTGTCTGGGTGTTGTTGGCAATGGGGAAAACTCTCCCAGTTCTTCCAGTCTCCAATCTAAGTCGGAGGTCCAAAGCTCTGATATAATTTCAAATTGCAGTTCACCAACTCTCCAGAAGAATTTGTCCTCCAGCCACCAGAATCAAAGGTCTGGAGAACCTAAGTTTGGAAGTTTCCCTAATTCACCCAGCAACCAAAGTTCTCACGCTACAGGAGGGGTAAAACTTAAGGCAGAAAATGTTTCATTGCCAATCACTGCAGAGAAATCCTCCGGAACATCTGGGTTTCCTGCCCACGAATGTAAATCTGGATCGTGCTCTAAGAGGCATACCAGAAAAGAAATAGCAGCACTTAGACAGAAGTTTTTTCACATGGAGAAAACTTACAGGAATTGTGGAAAAACGGGATTTAAATCAGGAAAGATTACAAGTGTCGGTAGTTTGGTTGTTGAAAAAAGAGTCAAGCCACCATCTGAAATTCCTATTCAGCAAATGAAATGTGGCTCCTCAAATTTGCTAAGCTCAAAAGGAGTTTATTCTGCAAATATAACATGCCATGTTTCAACCAGTGATGCATCTGCTTTACCTGCAGAAGGTAACTCTGGAACATTACCTGCACAGAATACAATATCTTCTTCTCCCATGGTGAATGCAAAAACTTCAACACGTGACAGTACATCCAAACCAAAATCTGAGCTAGGCTGTTCTGTCAAGATTCTTGATTACTGTGCTGATATTCCGTTTGATGAGGCTTTGGGTAAATATGTCCCGCGAGATGAGAAGGATGAGTTAATTTTGAAGTTAATTGCTCGACTGCAAGAATTGCAGGATGAGCTACTAGGTTGGAACAACTGGACAAATCAGAAGGTTATGCAGGTCACGAACAGGCTGGGCAAACTACAGCCTGAGTTTAAAACTCTGAGGAAGGAAAAGCAAGATGCTGAACtgttgaaaaaggaaaagaaacttGCACAGGAGACTGCTCTGAAGAGGATATCTGAAATGGAGAATGCCATGGAAAATACGAAAAGGCAAATTGAGAGTGCTGCTTCTGCTACTCTTGTGCTAAAGGCAGAAAACTCCTTGCTAAAGAAGGATTTGGATGCTGCTAAGTTGTCGGTTGTAAAGTCAATGGAAAGCCATCAACAAGCACTGGAGCGTGAGCAGACGGCACATAAACAGGTCCAGTCATGGGAAAACCGTAATAGTTTGCTCCGAGATGAACTTGAGAAAGAGAAGCACAAATTATTTAGTCTGCAACAGGAGCTACACAAAGAGAAAAATCATCAAGCCAAGATTGAG GGTAGATTGGCAAAAGAGAGAGCTGCGAAAGAAAAGCTCCTTTCTCAGGCTGCATCCATTAAAAAGGAGAGAGAACAACATGAGCTACACATGAAATCTGAAGAGGATGTGATTAGAAGGAAGGCTGCCAGGGATCTGCAGAACTATGTGGAAGATATTGGAAAGGTGGAGAAAGAGTTGGTTGACTTGAAACTAAAATCTGACTCTGAAAAAATAGCAGCACTACGCAGATGTGTTGATGAAAGGAATGATAGCTTCTCAGGAACAAAGAGTACTCCAAACATGAAGGGAAACAAGAAATCAGATGAGTCTAAAACAAAGGTGAGCTGCCAAGACAACTTGGCTGCTGGAAGTTTGAGGCGTGAGCAGGAGTGTGTGATGTGCTTATCAGAGGAGATGTCAGTAGTTTTTCTGCCATGTTCACATCAGGTGGTGTGTGCTGAATGCAATGAACTCCATGAGAAGCAAGGGATGAAAGAATGCCCTTCCTGTAGGACCCCAATCCAACGTAGGATTCGTGCTAAATTTGCTCGGCGTTAG